TCATTATCTCAAGACTCCTGAGTGCTTGCGCCTGGGACCATGGTGTGTGAAGATTTTGTTTTATAATGAAGCGTTCAAAcagttaatttaaaaattacttactgGCAGTAGGATCATTGCTAGTATCTGGAGCCTCCAATGGCTCCAACAGATGATAGTCAGCGTTTCTCTCCAACCCCTCCACTATGGTCTGACAAGTTTCCTTTGAGTAGTTTTTGTTGTGTATGCTGTCCCTATCCACTAGCTTTTTAAATAAGCAACTCACTGGCAGTAGGGTAGTTGCTAGCATCTGGAGCCTCCAGCAGATGATAGTCAGCATTGCTCTCCAAGCCCTCCGTTGTGGTCTGCCAAGCCTCCTTTGAGTGCCTATTATTGTGTATGTTGAAATGTTGAACCTGTCCTGCTAGCTTtttaaatactaataaataacTCATGGGCAGTAGGATCATTGCTAGTATCCGGAGCCTCCAGCAGATGATGATGCATTGCTCTCCATTCTCCAAGCCCTCTGCTATGGTCTGCCAAGCCTCCTCCAAGTAGCTTTTGTTGAGTATGTTGCAACCTGTCCTGCTAACTTTTTAAATACTAATAAACAAACAACTCACTGGCAGTAGGATCATTGCTAGTATCAGGAGCCTCCAGCAGATGATAATCAGCGTTGCTCTCCAAGCCCTCCGCTATGGTCTGCCAAGCCTCCTTCGAGTGGCTATTATTGCTAGTGTTGTGTATGTTGTCCATGTCGCTGTCTCCAAGACTGCTGTCCCGTTTGATCTTGGGCTTCTTCTCGGTGCCCTCATCTTGGTTGCGTCTCCGCCGCTTGTAGGGTGTGAAGAGACGGACCGGGCCCATGGCTGGAACAGTTTATGGAGAAGTAAGTTAAGTGGGTAGAATAGACGTTAGAAAAGCTTAGCAAAATTGTGATGTACCTaagtgtatatttttttaactcttTTTCTGAATAaggcattttaaattaaaatgacaATTTGTGTAGGCGTTTCTGCTTGGTTTTAAATTAGTTAGATAAGATAAGTTTAGGTATATTAAGAACATGTTAGGCAGAAAGTACAacatcataattatgtttatcatagaaatatgatcataggcaacatgccatcctttttcttcacATTGGAataaaagggaggcatacagacctatgaccatatacatatatgatagTGTACTTTCGGCCTAGAATACATAGAATAAGTTAATAACACTCCAAAGCTGAAACATGTGACACAATTTGGGTATGTCTTCTGAGACACACATTGTTATTTTCCTAGTTCAgtcaggcaagcatggtcgcgtgataaatgatataatGGCCCTTGCTAGGAATACGGGCAACCATTCACCTTGAAGCTgtggtaaataataaattactctTTAGGTGTTATTAAACTTTTTTAGACTATTGATAAATTTAGTTGATGTTTTGTTGTTTGTGAACGATTCTGTTGATAACTCTTTTGTAATAACGCTTGATATTTCATACGGGTTGACTTTCAAAAAATCACACGTGCTTTCAGTGGTGGATACGACTATTAGTGAATTTCGGGCACTCTTTTATTATAAAAGGTGGTCAATAGTCTGACAACTAACGTTGTTACGTGGGCATAAATTGTCGTCTGTTATTTTAAATCTATATAAATAGGGTTTGTGATATCCGTGCCCCGTTAAAACTTGTGTCCCCTGAAAACATTCAGGTATGACGTGGGTATTTGGGTATGATCTTACTCACAAATTGTCTTGAGAGTTTTCAGCAAAAAGGATGCAATACTTATACCAAAATTTTGATAAGTTAATGTAGATAATTGAGATAAGGTAAGAAGGTAATTCTTACGTAGAGTATACACCCCTTGGTATTCAATCTCCACTTTCAACTCTTCCATTACTGTTCTCTTCTCACAATATAAACTTGTTTTACTATACACGTAATTCACTTATTTactattaaaataaactatgtATTGTAAAGAAACTGAATACTAATGTATTCTTATTATATTACATCGCGTAATAAATGGTACAGGGTTGCACAGCGTGGTGATGAAATAGGGATGGTCAACTTTTTTATCATGCGGGTAGTTTTGAAATGTTGAAATATTTCTAATACCCAATGGTATATGGGAACTAAATATTAAGTTAGAAATGAAGAGGAGAGAATTATCTGATTATTGTAATGACTAGTAATTGGTTATGTCTGCCTGTAGCTTTTCTATGCCTAAGCCCTTGGACCAATATAGATGTGATTTAGGTGTTACGAGACAATGAGAGCAAAAATGCTTAAAATGAAAGGGAGCCAATCTGGGAATTGTTGTTAGATATACTCCTGTGAAAGATATTGCGAGAGCACCGGTGTGCAGCACTCGGCGATCTCCTCCAATTCTTAAGCAAtcagaacgaaatttgagaatgagaatctgaataaaaaattaaacaatctgtgttggactgttcagttttttttggctagttgttatcaattttgaatGTACCTTTTGTAGGGCCATAGCCCTTATTGTAAATTTTTGATGAGCTCTAGAGCTTGCAGCAAAACTATCCAACAcagatcaaaataataataaatatttgaaaataaaaacatcgctCAAGCTTCAAAATCCAGGGAGGCTATAGTTGAGTGTATGAAAGGAGAGAATTGACCCCACCAGTTGTGTCTCATTTGGTATGCGGTACTATGAAAGGACATGGGATATCATCATTTTTGTTGCAGAAAATGAGGACTTACTATTGATGTACTAACTGCATGTAGACAGAGTCACAGGCACAAGCTAGTACAAAATGGTAAAAGTTCCTGAATAAGATAagattgaataataaataatctgAAGGTATTGTTATGCACTAATTTACATCTACATCAACTACAGATAGCAATCTTGGCAAAAGGATGTTGCATTATTTTCTTCCTCACAGAATGAATACTGATTTGCATTACAACACTGTTGAATCTTAAAGGTCCAGGaaatgcagaaataattttCTAGAGACGTTACATTTTAGGTAGTGCACTGCACGAGAGAATGCAAATAATCAGTGAAGCCATGTGCTTGGTGAGGAACAGATGCCTATGGATGGACCtcgtcttcaacagaatgacatgatgtcacaatgctcagcattgagggaacaaCTGAAGAGGTAAATATTCTGAATAAATAATAGATTATTTGTATTTTCTACTGCTGACAGAAAGATTCAGACACATTCCAGGTACTTCATGGTAATGAACAAGCCAAgtgagtaatatttttatttaattaaactgTTGAAATATATATAATCATCAAGCTGTAACAAATTTGCTGTAGTGTTAGATATAAATAGTACTCTTTAAAATtgtgttgcttaacttcaaacttgggtaaatccattctacaTTCTATCTTCTCTAATGTTTGGACCGCGTCAAGTGGAGAgaaatcactgttggtcacgatcctcagccatgagggaacAACTGAGAAGGAGAATGTTTGGAAATACcactgcaggcctagcacatgatggccgcgggagtatgtcgccgcgagatagactacctgtccttatgtcattaatacaattagacaaagacgtgtcatctatctcccggagacatactcccgcggccatcatgtgctaggcctactggtgaaACAAATTTCGGCTATGAAATGGTTACAATACTTAGCAATTAAGGGCACTTTTAAGGTAGTTTCTTAGTCTCATTATTAAAGAAGATAAATTGACATAGCtataattagaaaataaaattaaataagaaaaattTAGCAAAACATTTCTAAAGGTGAATTCACGGAAAGCTACTACATTCTCAGAGCAATTTAATATTATTGTTTACATTGATATTCTTTGTCATTAGTTCATTACAAACACCATGTTTGGAGTTCTTCGGTCCATCTCTAGTGTCATAAGTAAGGTATGAAAACATAAACACAATGGTACTGACAATTTTCTCTAAGAATGTACCACGTTTGTTCTAACTACAAAACAAGTATAGCAAGTTGAATAATGTTGAATACAATGCCCAGCAACTAGCTCTAGGCAGAACTTCTGTGTTGTGTACACAGTGAAGTACACAGCTGTTTAGTATTAGTAGCTAGATAGATAAGTGCAAGAACTCACCAGACTGGTCGTCGCAACACGCGCCGCAGGTGCAGCTGGTGGCGTGAGGCGTCAGCACACCCTCGTCGATCAGCGCCTGAATGCTCCTGCCGCCGAACCTTATCGAGCGCTTCCAGTCCTTGCTCGACGCCCGCCCGCACAGCGCCTCGAACTCGCTCGGCGTGTACCACTCCAATCCGTACTTAATACACCTCCCGCGGCCCCCCGAACCGAACCGCTGCTTGTGCAACTCCGCAGAAGTATTCTTACACCGCACTGGCAGGATGGGCATGTTCGCCGTCTCTGCCCACGATCGAGCGCTCGCTCGCGTTGGCGCCTGTGAACCTTCATCGTGTCGCGGCGACGGCGGATTCTGTATCACTATGTGTGTCGCTTTTATATCCTCGGTCACCGGCCCGCCTGATATGAAACCGTTGTCCACGCAGAGCATCGGCTTAAAATGCCCCGGCAGCTGGTCCGATGTGATCACATTGAAGGTCGTTCCCGTTATCAGAGTTCCGACCGGAAGGGACACGGGCACGGTCACCACGCCGTTGGAATCGGCGAGACGGGCCGCTTTGAGCGCGCCGCCGTCGCGCTCCAGCCTCTCGACTTCGCGCTCGCTCGCCGCTGCCAGCGGATCGGGCTCGGTCACTTCGGTAATGTCCGGCATAACGACGTCTACCGAACTCCTGTTCTCCGCCATCGCCGAACGCCGCCCACCCGATACTCCCCGACCGCCTCTGCGCTTATTTATCGAAGCACATCAACGTTTCAACTAATTATTTGCACTCCGGATGGAAAAATGAACTTCGCTCAGCCGCAGTCCGCCATAATTAATCGAAATATGAAAACATTTCACACACGTACGCTCCGAGGTTATGGCGGCAAATTCGAAATTCGATTGTAATCACTTTAGACACAAGGAAGctgcttatttttttaatttactttgAATAACTGTTCTAAATACCTGTAAACGTTTACGACAAAcataatttatgcaaactaaaTCAATATTACATTAACACGAACACTACTTTCTGCTTCGCAAGCAGTAGGTGTTGAACAGTTCATTGATAACAATTATATTTTGTATATAATTTAACTTAATCCAGAATAGTATTACGGGTATTTTACTTACGGTATTttactaaaattacaaaacataatttgatttctttgtttttttaatttttttattgtgcaAACTAATTATTATGAACGCAACCTAAACTaaattattgattttttgaacGCCATGTTCTTACGCAATATTATCCGGCTAAATTGCGCGGAACGTCGCGAAATGCTGCTGTTCGATAGCAGATCCACGCATTTTAATGTTGCCGACTTACACGCGTTAGCTTCCCGTTTCACGACACTCGTATCTgccaaacaaaataataataaaggaGGGAAATATTCAAATATATTATGGTTTTTGCTAGTTATCGGCTTATTTTTCGTTATGTATCATGTTACAAAGTTTAGTGCATTGTTTTATTGAGAAAATGTGAATGTTTTGTTTATTACACCGGACAGGTAGTCAAGTGTCGTTAGAAGTTTGAtcgaaaataaattgaaaatggatGAGTTGCGCTCAAAACACAAGTCCCTGCACAATGCTGCTCATCACATCGCCTTGGAGTGTATAAATCCCCAGGTaccattacattacattatttatgtatttaaccGTATTTACGAAATGTACTTCAACAAACTAGGCACACTGCGCACTTTTTCAATTTATTGACGCTGTTGCgattatttgttgaatttagtGGAAATGAAAAAATTGACAATCTACTTTCATCCACACAACTAATTACATTTTGATTACACACCTAGAAACAAGCTAGTTAAAACTAATATTTCCACATTTTCTTAAATACTATGGTACCATTTTGTTTTCAGTATGATACAAACAACCTTTTTATTGCTATAATATGTAAATGATGTATACAAAGCTCTgctacatataatataatatatttttaattcttGTTTTTGCTAAGCAATCTATCCATATTGCGAAATTGATGTTGTTTGgaatttagatttttgtttcATACCAATCAACTATCCAAAGATATTACACATCAAAAACTTCTGTGATAATGAATGACTCTGTGACTCTGTTACTATTGAAGACTCCCAAAGCAAAATTTAAAGTATCTTTAACCGTCTGAATGCCAAAAACCAATAAAGTGGTTGTGTGCCGTCTAGCCTACCACACCAATACCCACTAAAGTGGCTATGTCGGACACTGTCAAAGCAATTGTCGTGCTGACAGATAaggttaatattaattatttactagTAGAGGTAATGGCGTGTAGGCAACATTTTGCCACAAGAGGCAAAGCATTCAAAAGGTTAAGGCTGCCTGTCCACTGAGGCGGAGTGAGGCAGTAGCATCATGAAATCTCGCTCCTGCTATTCTATTGGTGGATTTTTACCTTGTTCATCACTCTGTTGCTGCCTCTCTCCGCTCCAGTGCACAGGCAGCCTTAAATAGTAGAAACTAAAGTTAGTATATAATCATTAATCATGTTATTATTTCCAGAGAATAAATTAACATAGGAACATGAAGAACAGGTTATACCCCGAGCATCATGGCCTGCAGATGGATAgagtacatataattatattaacacTGTTGATTGCACATGCTTTCAAAGTACATCATAGTCCACCTAAGTTTACACACTAGTGGGCTACTTGCCTTAAGCTTTCGGGTATCAGCTGTAGACTCCCAACCAACTATGACAGTCAAATTTGACTAATTGGAATAAATCAAatttcaaactaaataaaaattccTATGACACTTGAAGAGTTAAGGTCCAACGTACACGTTGTTTCGTAATAAATTTTAAGATTCTGAGTTTACAGCAATTGATTCCCTTGTGAATGTCGAAAATTTGCAGAATTTTGCAGCATAAAGGGCTGGATCTTTTGATTATGTTGGCTTAGAAAGCTCATGGCTCCAAGAGACAGTAGATCTGATTATTTGATATAAATTCTAGCTTGATACCTCCaggcgttcctgagaaaaagggccttgacagacaaacagacagacaataAAGTGATTCTATGATGGTTCCGATTTTTTCCTGTCGAGGTACAGAACCCTAAGAAGGGAACCTGTAGACAGCTAGAGATTATTGATATTTAACTATGTTGTTGTAAACTTAGAGTGGACTTTAAAGgaataataattcatttttatttatttttcctttttttacaAAGATATAGATTTTTGGATATTGCGTACAACATTGACAATTCTAGAAAgtctatattttattcaaagtgTGTTGCACAAAGTATACTATGATTGATTCACAGGAGTGGCTACAACTAATGGGGTGTCCCAGAAGTAAAGagacaaatttattttcaagttttttaatataaagtaaACATCAAAGGTAATAATTTTGGttgaaaataataacaaaagtaataaaattattatgtttatattaaatttgcgTTGGCAACACCTTTGTAAAcaatttttcttaaattttctGAGGCGCGCCGCATTACGGCTGTTCCTGATTTTGCAGCCTCTTTTTtggacaatttggtccatatttgCTTGAAAGCTTTTATGGATTTAGGTTTCTCTGGTCGTTTCTTGTACTCCCTTTTGCACAGGGACCAAAACATTTCGATACCGCGAGCTTATTCGGTACATTCggaacgtttttttctttacgtaCAAAGTCGATGTTTTCGCACTCTAAGTACCGAGTAACATCAGTAGCGTAGTAACACGTCGCCATGTCCGGCCAATAGATAACCTTATCCCTGAAATGATGCTTAGACATAAAAGGTATCAACCGTTTAATAATGCATTCGTTCAGATACACTTTTGCGTTCATGGAGGCTGACGAAATGTATGGCTCGGAGACATTGCCAAATTGGTCTATAGCTTGCCATACTAAATATTTTGCGTAAAATTTGGCTTTTGCTGCAACTTTTTGGTCGTAAGCCACATCTTTACGACTAGTACAATGGAAATACTGCTTTCCAGGAACATCGTTGGGATCCACCGGAACATAAGTTTCATCGTCAATAACGAGTACTTTGCTTAGCTGACTGTTGTAAACTCTTCGGCGCCCTCGGTTTGCACGTTGCTCTTGGTCCTTTATGTATTTAGGAGCTGATTGTTTTACATATGCTTTCAAACCTAGATCATTCTTCTTTATTCTGGCGACAGACGacttaggtattttaaatttatcaGCTGCCACTCTGACGGACGTCGAAGGAGTCTTATCAAAAATCGATTTAACCCGATTTATATTACGAGGTACCGCCACTGTCCTATTTCTTCCCGGAATCTTCTTAAAACTAGTCTCACCCGTTTGTTCGTAACGTCTTATAATTCTATATATACTAGTTCGCCTAGCACCTTCTTGAAGAAAGTGGTTTACTGTATCCTTTTTATTATGAGATTCGTAAAATAGAATAACTCTGTTAGCAAATACTTCATATTCTTGACGcttcattttgaaaaaatattccGTAATAATTAAATTCCCGCTTTAAATGACAGATAACAAAACCATAGACGTCATGACacctaaacttttttttctttcttataaaattttcggccagtaagatttttaaaaatgtctctTTACTTCTGGGACACCCTTTATGtacattatatatttttttacgaagctaaatacatatattacaaCATTCTGTCTGTTtcttaaaatgtatatttttttcccctcactagctcggaaacacgtgttttgtcctttaataccagcggagtaaaaacgcattttatccactagtgggtaaagtaatttgaccttgaatatagtcaaattgaattgaatatagTCAGATAGGAGTCAAACTCACTTGTCAGGTGTTATCTGCACGTAAAACTACGAATTTTGAACAAAAACAGTGCTAAATAGCCGTGTCTGACATTTGTGGCTACTGAAATATATAAACCTACCCtcattattttttctcaaaTTGTCATTCAGTGATACCAGTGCAACCATTCTAAAaactaccaaaaaaaaaaatgtctggaAAGAAAATCGGAAGCCCTAGCGTATCAGCACAGGGgaaatgttcgaaatgtcagaaAGCACCAAATGAAAAGAAGTTTTCTGTTAATTGTGATATGTGCAAAAATCTCTTTTGTAACGACTGCCAT
This genomic stretch from Leguminivora glycinivorella isolate SPB_JAAS2020 chromosome Z, LegGlyc_1.1, whole genome shotgun sequence harbors:
- the LOC125240892 gene encoding deformed epidermal autoregulatory factor 1 — encoded protein: MAENRSSVDVVMPDITEVTEPDPLAAASEREVERLERDGGALKAARLADSNGVVTVPVSLPVGTLITGTTFNVITSDQLPGHFKPMLCVDNGFISGGPVTEDIKATHIVIQNPPSPRHDEGSQAPTRASARSWAETANMPILPVRCKNTSAELHKQRFGSGGRGRCIKYGLEWYTPSEFEALCGRASSKDWKRSIRFGGRSIQALIDEGVLTPHATSCTCGACCDDQSAMGPVRLFTPYKRRRRNQDEGTEKKPKIKRDSSLGDSDMDNIHNTSNNSHSKEAWQTIAEGLESNADYHLLEAPDTSNDPTASLPDMSGVLKRLDDIGATLSRLATELKQCVEDVRGVSARQLARIEQERAGALLQAVEHDAALHSADDAESKKCANCNREASAECSLCRRTPYCSTYCQKKDWASHQIECLRSVPTIHDQHQSIMLIVESQHQ